The Nocardioides campestrisoli genome includes a window with the following:
- a CDS encoding succinic semialdehyde dehydrogenase has translation MTAASSPRGPLTDGPRDPEHDPSASYALEPDYVAALTARVAASGAQTHEVRSPLDDAPLAHVPQSSPADVERAIVRARQVQQAWSRTSVADRARRLLRFHDLVLDRQDEIAELVCLESGKARKDAFLEIAHVAMTARYYARTSEAHLATRRVPGMFPVLTRTEVNRLPKGVVGVISPWNYPFTLAMSDGLAALMAGNAVVAKPDSQTTLTALLGAELLADAGFPADLWQVVAGQGSEVGTPLIGGVDYLCFTGSTATGKVIAQQCAERLIGCSLELGGKNPMLVLRDAPIERAAEGAVRGAFSNSGQLCISMERLYVADQVYDRFVERFVARTQAMALGASTDWEVDMGTLISARQLETVTAHVEDAVAKGARVLTGGRARPDLGPYYYEPTVLEGVTPEMTCFGTETFGPVVSLYRFHDEADAVARANQGDYGLNASIYTGDGRRGREIARQVRCGTVNVNEPYGAAFGTLAAPMGGMRESGLGRRQGAEGILRYTETQSVGTQRGLPIGPPAGMSEETYAKVMTVSLRLLNKLGRA, from the coding sequence ATGACTGCTGCCAGCTCTCCCCGCGGACCCCTCACCGACGGACCTCGGGACCCCGAGCACGACCCGAGCGCCAGCTACGCCCTCGAGCCCGACTACGTGGCCGCGCTGACCGCCCGGGTGGCGGCCAGCGGCGCGCAGACCCACGAGGTGCGCTCGCCGCTGGACGACGCGCCGTTGGCGCACGTGCCGCAGAGCTCGCCGGCGGACGTCGAGCGGGCGATCGTCCGGGCCCGCCAGGTGCAGCAGGCCTGGTCGCGCACCTCGGTCGCGGACCGGGCGCGCCGGCTGCTGCGCTTCCACGACCTGGTGCTGGACCGTCAGGACGAGATCGCCGAGCTGGTCTGCCTGGAGTCGGGCAAGGCCCGCAAGGACGCCTTCCTGGAGATCGCGCACGTGGCGATGACCGCGCGCTACTACGCCCGCACCAGCGAGGCGCACCTGGCCACCCGCCGGGTGCCGGGGATGTTCCCGGTGCTGACCCGCACGGAGGTCAACCGACTGCCCAAGGGCGTGGTCGGCGTGATCTCCCCGTGGAACTACCCGTTCACCCTGGCGATGAGCGACGGCCTGGCCGCGCTGATGGCCGGCAACGCGGTGGTCGCCAAGCCCGACTCGCAGACCACCCTCACCGCCCTGCTGGGCGCCGAGCTGCTGGCCGACGCCGGGTTCCCCGCCGACCTGTGGCAGGTCGTCGCCGGCCAGGGCTCGGAGGTCGGCACCCCGCTGATCGGCGGCGTCGACTACCTCTGCTTCACCGGTTCGACGGCCACCGGCAAGGTGATCGCCCAGCAGTGCGCGGAGCGGCTGATCGGCTGCTCGCTGGAGCTCGGCGGCAAGAACCCGATGCTGGTGCTCCGGGACGCGCCGATCGAGCGGGCCGCCGAGGGCGCGGTGCGCGGGGCGTTCTCCAACTCCGGCCAGCTGTGCATCTCCATGGAGCGGCTCTACGTCGCCGACCAGGTCTACGACCGGTTCGTCGAGCGGTTCGTGGCCCGCACCCAGGCGATGGCCCTGGGGGCCAGCACCGACTGGGAGGTGGACATGGGCACGCTGATCAGCGCCCGCCAGCTCGAGACGGTCACCGCCCACGTCGAGGACGCGGTGGCCAAGGGTGCCCGGGTGCTCACCGGCGGCCGGGCCCGGCCCGACCTGGGGCCGTACTACTACGAGCCCACGGTGCTGGAGGGCGTCACCCCGGAGATGACCTGCTTCGGGACCGAGACCTTCGGTCCGGTCGTCTCGCTCTACCGGTTCCACGACGAGGCGGACGCGGTGGCCCGCGCCAACCAGGGCGACTACGGGCTCAACGCCTCGATCTACACCGGCGACGGCCGACGCGGCCGGGAGATCGCCCGGCAGGTGCGCTGCGGCACGGTCAACGTCAACGAGCCGTACGGCGCCGCGTTCGGCACCCTCGCCGCGCCCATGGGCGGGATGCGGGAGTCCGGCCTCGGACGCCGCCAGGGGGCGGAGGGGATCCTGCGCTACACCGAGACCCAGTCGGTGGGCACCCAGCGGGGCCTGCCGATCGGCCCGCCCGCCGGGATGTCGGAGGAGACCTACGCCAAGGTGATGACCGTCAGCCTCCGGCTGCTCAACAAGCTGGGGCGCGCGTGA
- a CDS encoding glycerol-3-phosphate dehydrogenase/oxidase translates to MTTPIALNPASRAAALEAMQSAELDVLVVGGGIVGVGAALDAVTRGLSTALIEQRDLASGTSSRSSKLVHGGLRYLEMFDFALVKEALEERGLLLTRLAPHLVRPVPFLYPLEHAWERPYVGAGVALYDSMAMAGKYDMGVPKHKHVFRKQLARMAPDLRTDDLHGAIRYYDCQVDDARLVMTVARTAANNGAHVATRTKVTGFLREGDRVVGVTARDLENGVDLEVRAKVVINAAGVWTDQIQEMMGGEGALEVDASKGIHLVVPRDRIRSECGFITKTEKSVLFVIPWGPHWIIGTTDTPWDLDLAHPAASRTDITYLLDHINRLLKVPLDLEDVVGVYAGLRPLLKPMRKVGAEAETTKLSREHTTISPVPGLVLIAGGKLTTYRVMGQDAVDVAFDGVDGVLPSITDRVPLVGAYGFETRTNQRVALARASGLEVGRIDHLLGRYGGLVDEVLALVEARPELAAPLAGAPDYLAAEVVYAVTHEGARHLDDVLTRRTRISIETFDRGTVAAGEVASLMAGELGWDEPTTATEVDHYLRRVEAERQSQAMATDLEADEARVQAPEIVAAATER, encoded by the coding sequence ATGACCACTCCCATCGCACTGAACCCGGCCTCCCGCGCCGCCGCGCTCGAGGCGATGCAGTCCGCCGAGCTGGACGTGCTGGTCGTGGGGGGCGGCATCGTCGGCGTCGGCGCGGCGCTCGACGCGGTCACCCGTGGCCTGAGCACCGCGCTGATCGAGCAGCGCGACCTCGCCAGCGGCACCAGCAGCCGCAGCAGCAAGCTGGTGCACGGCGGGCTGAGGTACCTGGAGATGTTCGACTTCGCCCTGGTCAAGGAGGCGCTGGAGGAGCGTGGCCTGCTGCTCACCCGGCTCGCCCCGCACCTGGTCCGCCCCGTGCCCTTCCTCTACCCCCTCGAGCACGCCTGGGAGCGCCCGTACGTCGGCGCCGGCGTCGCGCTGTACGACTCGATGGCGATGGCCGGCAAGTACGACATGGGCGTGCCCAAGCACAAGCACGTGTTCCGCAAGCAGCTGGCCCGGATGGCCCCGGACCTGCGCACCGACGACCTGCACGGCGCGATCCGCTACTACGACTGCCAGGTCGACGACGCCCGGCTGGTGATGACCGTGGCCCGCACGGCGGCCAACAACGGGGCGCACGTGGCGACCCGGACCAAGGTCACCGGCTTCCTGCGCGAGGGGGACCGGGTGGTCGGGGTGACCGCCCGGGACCTGGAGAACGGCGTCGACCTGGAGGTGCGGGCGAAGGTCGTGATCAACGCGGCCGGCGTCTGGACCGACCAGATCCAGGAGATGATGGGCGGCGAGGGAGCGCTGGAGGTGGACGCCTCCAAGGGGATCCACCTGGTGGTGCCCCGTGACCGGATCCGGTCCGAGTGCGGCTTCATCACCAAGACCGAGAAGTCGGTGCTCTTCGTCATCCCGTGGGGTCCGCACTGGATCATCGGCACCACCGACACCCCCTGGGACCTGGACCTGGCCCACCCCGCGGCCAGCCGCACCGACATCACCTACCTGCTCGACCACATCAACCGGCTGCTCAAGGTGCCGCTCGACCTCGAGGACGTGGTCGGGGTGTACGCCGGGCTGCGCCCGCTGCTCAAGCCGATGCGCAAGGTCGGTGCCGAGGCCGAGACGACCAAGCTCTCCCGGGAGCACACGACGATCAGCCCGGTCCCCGGCCTGGTGCTGATCGCCGGCGGCAAGCTCACCACCTACCGGGTGATGGGCCAGGACGCGGTCGACGTCGCCTTCGACGGCGTCGACGGGGTGCTGCCCAGCATCACCGACCGGGTCCCGCTGGTCGGCGCCTACGGGTTCGAGACGCGCACCAACCAGCGGGTCGCCCTGGCCCGTGCCTCCGGGCTGGAGGTCGGCCGGATCGACCACCTGCTGGGCCGCTACGGCGGCCTGGTCGACGAGGTGCTGGCCCTGGTCGAGGCCCGGCCGGAGCTCGCGGCGCCCCTGGCGGGTGCGCCGGACTACCTGGCGGCCGAGGTGGTCTACGCGGTCACCCACGAGGGTGCCCGGCACCTGGACGACGTGCTCACCAGGCGTACCCGGATCTCCATCGAGACCTTCGACCGGGGCACGGTGGCGGCCGGCGAGGTCGCCTCGCTGATGGCCGGCGAGCTCGGCTGGGACGAGCCGACCACCGCCACGGAGGTCGACCACTACCTGCGCCGGGTCGAGGCCGAGCGGCAGAGCCAGGCCATGGCCACGGACCTGGAGGCCGACGAGGCGCGGGTCCAGGCGCCGGAGATCGTGGCCGCGGCTACTGAGAGGTAG
- a CDS encoding GuaB3 family IMP dehydrogenase-related protein, protein MTEIEIGKNKRARRAYAFDDVAIVPSRRTRDPEEVSVAWQIDAYRFDLPVLAAPMDSVMSPETAIAFGRLGGLGVLNLEGLWTRYEDPTPLLEEVASLRGAEGTARMQEIYTEPVKAELISARLHQMRDAGVTVAGSLSPQRTKEFAKTVVDAGVDMFVIRGTTVSAEHVSSQAEPLNLKEFIYELDVPVIVGGCATYQAALHLMRTGAAGVLVGFGGGAAHTTRTVLGIAVPMASAVADVAAARRDYLDESGGRYVHVIADGSIGRSGDISKAIACGADAVMIGSPLARASDAPGRGFHWGTEAHHAELPRGQRVEFEAVGTLEEILFGPSHVADGTMNLIGALKRAMATTGYTELKEFQRVEVVLG, encoded by the coding sequence GTGACCGAGATCGAGATCGGCAAGAACAAGCGCGCCCGGCGCGCCTACGCCTTCGACGACGTGGCCATCGTCCCCTCCCGTCGCACCCGCGACCCCGAGGAGGTGAGCGTGGCCTGGCAGATCGACGCCTACCGCTTCGACCTGCCGGTGCTCGCGGCGCCGATGGACTCGGTGATGTCGCCGGAGACCGCCATCGCGTTCGGCCGCCTCGGTGGTCTGGGCGTGCTCAACCTCGAGGGCCTGTGGACCCGCTACGAGGACCCCACCCCGCTGCTGGAGGAGGTGGCCTCGCTGCGCGGCGCCGAGGGCACCGCCCGCATGCAGGAGATCTACACCGAGCCGGTCAAGGCCGAGCTGATCAGCGCCCGGCTGCACCAGATGCGGGACGCCGGGGTCACCGTCGCCGGCTCGCTCTCCCCGCAGCGGACCAAGGAGTTCGCCAAGACCGTGGTCGACGCCGGGGTCGACATGTTCGTGATCCGCGGCACCACGGTCTCCGCCGAGCACGTCTCCAGCCAGGCCGAGCCGCTCAACCTCAAGGAGTTCATCTACGAGCTCGACGTCCCGGTGATCGTCGGCGGCTGCGCGACGTACCAGGCGGCGCTGCACCTGATGCGCACCGGTGCGGCCGGCGTGCTGGTCGGCTTCGGCGGCGGCGCCGCCCACACCACCCGCACGGTCCTGGGCATCGCGGTGCCGATGGCCAGCGCGGTGGCCGACGTGGCCGCCGCCCGCCGCGACTACCTCGACGAGTCCGGTGGCCGCTACGTGCACGTGATCGCCGACGGCTCGATCGGGCGCTCCGGCGACATCTCCAAGGCGATCGCCTGCGGCGCGGACGCGGTGATGATCGGCTCCCCGCTGGCCCGGGCCTCGGACGCGCCGGGGCGCGGGTTCCACTGGGGCACCGAGGCGCACCACGCCGAGCTGCCGCGCGGACAGCGGGTGGAGTTCGAGGCGGTCGGGACGCTGGAGGAGATCCTCTTCGGCCCCTCGCACGTCGCCGACGGCACGATGAACCTGATCGGCGCGCTCAAGCGGGCCATGGCCACCACCGGCTACACCGAGCTCAAGGAGTTCCAGCGCGTCGAAGTGGTCCTCGGCTGA
- the guaB gene encoding IMP dehydrogenase: MEIPEKFASLGLTYDDVLLLPGESDLAPSEIDTTSRLTREISLKVPLVSAAMDTVTESRMAIAMAREGGMGVLHRNLSITDQAYQVDLVKRTQTGIISNPVTIGPDATLEDLDRICGEYRVSGLPVVDPDQHLIGIITNRDLRFTPVAEWATTKVDEVMTPMPLITGHEGISREEATALLRQHKRERLPLVDGDGRLAGLITVKDFVKSEQFPHASKDADGRLLVGAAIGYFGDAWERATTLVEAGVDVLVADTAHGHVHLLLDMVRRLKSDPATRHVQVIGGNVATRAGAQAFVDSGADAVKVGVGPGSICTTRVVTGVGVPQVTAVYEASLAAKPAGVPVIADGGMKHSGEIAKALVAGADSVMLGSLLAGCEESPGELVFVNGKQFKSYRGMGSLGAMSSRGKKSYSKDRYFQAEVTSDDQIVPEGIEGQVAFRGPLGAVSHQLIGGLAQSMFYVGARTVPELQEKGRFVRITSASLKESHPHGVQMTVEAPNYTGI, from the coding sequence GTGGAGATCCCTGAGAAGTTCGCAAGCCTCGGCCTCACCTACGACGACGTGCTGCTCCTCCCCGGGGAGTCGGACCTGGCCCCGTCGGAGATCGACACCACGAGCCGGCTGACCCGGGAGATCTCGCTCAAGGTGCCGCTGGTCAGCGCCGCGATGGACACCGTGACGGAGTCGCGGATGGCGATCGCGATGGCGCGTGAGGGCGGCATGGGCGTGCTGCACCGCAACCTCTCGATCACCGACCAGGCCTACCAGGTCGACCTGGTCAAGCGGACCCAGACGGGCATCATCTCCAATCCCGTGACGATCGGCCCGGACGCCACCCTCGAGGACCTGGACCGCATCTGCGGGGAGTACCGGGTCTCGGGGCTGCCCGTGGTCGACCCCGACCAGCACCTGATCGGCATCATCACCAACCGCGACCTGCGTTTCACCCCGGTCGCCGAGTGGGCCACCACCAAGGTCGACGAGGTGATGACGCCGATGCCGCTGATCACCGGCCACGAAGGGATCAGCCGGGAGGAGGCCACCGCGCTGCTGCGCCAGCACAAGCGCGAGCGGCTCCCGCTGGTCGACGGCGACGGCCGGCTCGCCGGCCTGATCACGGTCAAGGACTTCGTGAAGTCCGAGCAGTTCCCGCACGCCTCCAAGGACGCGGACGGCCGGCTGCTCGTCGGTGCCGCCATCGGCTACTTCGGTGACGCCTGGGAGCGGGCGACCACGCTGGTCGAGGCCGGCGTCGACGTCCTGGTCGCCGACACCGCCCACGGCCACGTGCACCTGCTGCTCGACATGGTGCGCCGGCTCAAGAGCGACCCCGCCACCCGGCACGTGCAGGTGATCGGCGGCAACGTCGCCACCCGCGCCGGCGCCCAGGCGTTCGTCGACTCCGGCGCGGACGCGGTCAAGGTCGGGGTGGGCCCCGGGTCCATCTGCACCACCCGCGTCGTGACCGGTGTGGGCGTCCCGCAGGTCACCGCGGTGTACGAGGCCTCGCTGGCCGCGAAGCCCGCCGGCGTGCCGGTGATCGCCGACGGCGGCATGAAGCACTCCGGGGAGATCGCCAAGGCGCTGGTCGCCGGCGCCGACTCGGTGATGCTCGGCTCGCTGCTGGCCGGCTGCGAGGAGTCGCCCGGCGAGCTGGTCTTCGTCAACGGCAAGCAGTTCAAGTCCTACCGCGGCATGGGGTCGCTGGGCGCGATGTCGAGCCGGGGCAAGAAGTCCTACTCCAAGGACCGCTACTTCCAGGCCGAGGTCACCAGCGACGACCAGATCGTGCCGGAGGGCATCGAGGGCCAGGTCGCCTTCCGGGGCCCGCTGGGCGCCGTCTCCCACCAGCTGATCGGCGGGCTCGCCCAGTCGATGTTCTACGTGGGCGCGCGCACGGTGCCCGAGCTGCAGGAGAAGGGGCGGTTCGTCCGGATCACCTCGGCCTCGCTCAAGGAGAGCCACCCGCACGGCGTGCAGATGACCGTCGAGGCCCCCAACTACACCGGCATCTGA
- the groL gene encoding chaperonin GroEL (60 kDa chaperone family; promotes refolding of misfolded polypeptides especially under stressful conditions; forms two stacked rings of heptamers to form a barrel-shaped 14mer; ends can be capped by GroES; misfolded proteins enter the barrel where they are refolded when GroES binds) has translation MPKILEFDESARRALERGVDKLANTVKVTLGPKGRYVVLDKKWGAPTITNDGVTVAREIELDDPFENLGAQLTKEVATKTNDVAGDGTTTATVLAQAMVHEGLRAVAAGANPMSLKRGMDAAAEAVGDALREAAREVETREDMASVATISSRDAHIGDLLAQAFDKVGKDGVITVEESNTMGTELEFTEGMQFDKGYISAYFVSDPERMEAVLDDPYILLHQGKISAIAELLPLLEKVIAAGKPLFILAEDVEGEALSTLVVNKIRGTFNAVAVKSPAFGDRRKAMMQDIATLTGGQVVAPEVGLKLDQVGLEVLGQARRVVVTKDHTTIIDGAGDSGEVEARVNQIKAEIENTDSDWDREKLQERLAKLAGGVCVIKVGAHTEVELKEKKHRIEDAVSATRAAIEEGIVAGGGSALVHAVSVLEDGLGLTGDEAMGVRVVRKAADEPLRWIAENGGVNGYVVTTKVRELGVGNGYNAATDEYGDLVAQGVLDPVKVTRSALVNATSIAGMLLTTETLVVDKPEEEDDAPAAGHGHGHGH, from the coding sequence ATGCCCAAGATCCTGGAGTTCGACGAGAGTGCTCGTCGCGCCCTCGAGCGCGGAGTCGACAAGCTTGCCAACACCGTCAAGGTGACGCTCGGCCCCAAGGGCCGCTACGTCGTCCTGGACAAGAAGTGGGGCGCGCCGACCATCACCAACGACGGTGTCACCGTCGCCCGTGAGATCGAGCTCGACGACCCGTTCGAGAACCTCGGTGCGCAGCTCACCAAGGAGGTCGCCACCAAGACCAACGACGTCGCCGGTGACGGCACCACGACCGCCACCGTGCTGGCCCAGGCGATGGTGCACGAGGGCCTGCGCGCCGTCGCCGCCGGCGCCAACCCGATGAGCCTCAAGCGCGGCATGGACGCGGCCGCCGAGGCCGTCGGCGACGCCCTGCGCGAGGCCGCCCGTGAGGTCGAGACCCGTGAGGACATGGCCTCGGTGGCCACGATCTCCAGCCGCGACGCCCACATCGGCGACCTCCTGGCCCAGGCCTTCGACAAGGTCGGCAAGGACGGCGTGATCACGGTCGAGGAGTCCAACACCATGGGCACCGAGCTGGAGTTCACCGAGGGCATGCAGTTCGACAAGGGCTACATCTCGGCCTACTTCGTCTCTGACCCCGAGCGGATGGAGGCCGTCCTCGACGACCCGTACATCCTGCTGCACCAGGGCAAGATCTCGGCGATCGCCGAGCTGCTCCCGCTGCTGGAGAAGGTCATCGCCGCGGGCAAGCCGCTCTTCATCCTCGCCGAGGACGTCGAGGGCGAGGCGCTCTCCACCCTGGTGGTCAACAAGATCCGCGGCACGTTCAACGCCGTCGCGGTCAAGAGCCCCGCGTTCGGCGACCGTCGCAAGGCGATGATGCAGGACATCGCGACCCTGACCGGCGGTCAGGTCGTGGCGCCCGAGGTCGGCCTCAAGCTCGACCAGGTCGGGCTCGAGGTGCTCGGCCAGGCGCGGCGCGTGGTGGTCACCAAGGACCACACCACGATCATCGACGGCGCCGGTGACTCCGGCGAGGTCGAGGCCCGGGTCAACCAGATCAAGGCCGAGATCGAGAACACCGACTCCGACTGGGACCGGGAGAAGCTCCAGGAGCGGCTCGCCAAGCTCGCCGGCGGTGTGTGCGTGATCAAGGTCGGCGCCCACACCGAGGTGGAGCTGAAGGAGAAGAAGCACCGGATCGAGGACGCGGTCTCCGCGACCCGTGCCGCGATCGAGGAGGGCATCGTCGCCGGGGGCGGCTCCGCCCTGGTGCACGCCGTCTCCGTCCTGGAGGACGGACTCGGCCTCACCGGTGACGAGGCGATGGGCGTGCGCGTGGTGCGCAAGGCCGCCGACGAGCCGCTGCGCTGGATCGCCGAGAACGGCGGGGTCAACGGCTACGTCGTCACCACCAAGGTCCGCGAGCTCGGGGTGGGCAACGGCTACAACGCCGCCACCGACGAGTACGGCGACCTGGTCGCCCAGGGCGTGCTGGACCCGGTCAAGGTGACCCGGTCCGCCCTGGTCAACGCGACCTCCATCGCGGGCATGCTGCTCACCACCGAGACCCTGGTGGTGGACAAGCCCGAGGAGGAGGACGACGCTCCGGCGGCCGGTCACGGCCACGGGCACGGTCACTGA
- the groES gene encoding co-chaperone GroES — protein sequence MSVNIKPLEDRIVVQPLDAEQTTASGLVIPDTAKEKPQEGEVVAVGPGRFNEGGSERIPMDISVGDKVIYSKYGGTEVKYSGGEYLILSARDVLAIVS from the coding sequence GTGTCGGTCAACATCAAGCCCCTCGAGGACCGCATCGTCGTGCAGCCGCTCGACGCCGAGCAGACCACGGCCTCCGGCCTGGTCATCCCGGACACCGCCAAGGAGAAGCCCCAGGAGGGCGAGGTCGTGGCCGTGGGCCCCGGTCGGTTCAACGAGGGTGGCAGCGAGCGCATCCCCATGGACATCTCCGTGGGCGACAAGGTCATCTACAGCAAGTACGGCGGCACCGAGGTGAAGTACTCCGGCGGCGAGTACCTGATCCTCTCGGCCCGCGACGTGCTGGCCATCGTTTCCTGA
- a CDS encoding class I SAM-dependent methyltransferase — protein MDLETFRWLLTDDGQRLIDTATHAYADAGADPLRATAAVRRVESDPDRAAAALTVVALRVRAVPKFGPDAVSMYFSPDALEQATRRRVADHRAARLAAAQPSSVVDLGCGIGGDLIAFARAGLVAAGVDLDPVRVAMAEANLAALGLEGAAMATDATRMDLAPFGAVFADPARRGARGRIFDQDGWTPSWDFVTALLARPEGSGAVVKVAPGIPHALVPEGVEAEWVSDEGEVKEAALWSSGLATTSRRATVISGAGLASLTAEDDPYAGRDRPVRPLGQHLYEPDGAVIRAGLVTAVAAGVEGGLLDPHIAYVTSDKSFRSPFMRAYYVIDELPFREKQLRAALAERNVGPLTIKKRGVDVVPEQLRKRLALTGDEEATIVLTRIDGVGRALLVRPF, from the coding sequence GTGGACCTCGAGACCTTCCGCTGGCTGCTCACCGACGACGGCCAGCGCCTGATCGACACGGCCACCCACGCCTACGCCGACGCCGGTGCCGACCCGCTGCGCGCCACCGCCGCCGTCCGCCGGGTCGAGTCCGACCCCGACCGGGCCGCCGCAGCGCTCACCGTGGTCGCCCTGCGGGTGCGCGCGGTGCCGAAGTTCGGCCCCGACGCGGTCTCGATGTACTTCTCCCCCGACGCCCTGGAGCAGGCCACCCGCCGCCGGGTGGCGGACCACCGCGCCGCCCGGCTCGCCGCGGCGCAGCCCTCGTCGGTGGTGGACCTCGGGTGCGGGATCGGCGGCGACCTGATCGCCTTCGCCCGGGCCGGCCTGGTGGCGGCCGGCGTCGACCTGGACCCCGTCCGGGTCGCCATGGCCGAGGCCAACCTGGCCGCCCTGGGCCTGGAGGGGGCCGCGATGGCCACCGACGCGACCCGGATGGACCTGGCCCCGTTCGGCGCCGTCTTCGCCGACCCCGCCCGGCGCGGCGCCCGCGGACGCATCTTCGACCAGGACGGCTGGACCCCGTCGTGGGACTTCGTCACCGCCCTGCTGGCCCGGCCGGAGGGGTCGGGGGCGGTCGTCAAGGTCGCGCCCGGGATCCCGCACGCCCTGGTGCCCGAGGGTGTCGAGGCGGAGTGGGTCAGCGACGAGGGTGAGGTGAAGGAGGCCGCCCTGTGGTCCTCCGGCCTGGCCACCACCTCGCGCCGCGCCACGGTGATCAGCGGCGCCGGCCTGGCCTCGCTCACCGCCGAGGACGACCCGTACGCCGGCCGGGACCGGCCCGTGCGCCCGTTGGGGCAGCACCTCTACGAGCCGGACGGCGCGGTGATCCGGGCGGGCCTGGTGACCGCGGTCGCCGCGGGGGTGGAGGGTGGGCTGCTGGACCCGCACATCGCCTACGTCACCTCGGACAAGTCGTTCCGGAGCCCGTTCATGCGCGCCTACTACGTGATCGACGAACTGCCGTTCCGGGAGAAGCAGCTGCGGGCGGCCCTGGCCGAGCGCAACGTCGGCCCGCTGACCATCAAGAAGCGCGGGGTCGACGTGGTGCCCGAGCAGCTGCGCAAGCGGCTGGCGCTGACCGGTGACGAGGAGGCGACGATCGTGCTCACCCGGATCGACGGCGTCGGCCGGGCGCTGCTGGTGCGTCCGTTCTGA
- the istB gene encoding IS21-like element helper ATPase IstB: MPTKKSSAAATSASVESVKQIEYLSRALKAPRIREAATRLADQAREASWTHEEYLAAVLSREVSARDAAGAEHRIRAAGFPGRKSLEDFNLEHQPALKRDVVAHLATATFIDAAQNLVLLGPPGTGKTHLAIGLGIKAAHAGHRVLFATATDWVTRLQEAHATGRLGNELARLRRYGLIIVDEVGYIPFEQDAANLFFQLVSSRYEHASLILTSNLPFARWGDVFGDQVVAAAMIDRIVHHADVLTLKGSSYRLKDTGIATLPSARAENTAQ, encoded by the coding sequence ATGCCCACCAAGAAGAGCTCCGCCGCCGCGACGAGCGCGTCCGTGGAGTCGGTCAAGCAGATCGAGTATCTGTCCCGGGCGTTGAAGGCGCCCCGGATCCGGGAAGCCGCCACCCGGCTGGCCGACCAAGCGAGGGAGGCGTCCTGGACCCACGAGGAGTACTTGGCAGCGGTGCTGTCACGAGAGGTGTCGGCCCGCGACGCCGCCGGGGCAGAGCACCGCATCCGTGCCGCCGGGTTCCCCGGACGCAAGTCGCTCGAGGACTTCAACCTTGAGCACCAACCCGCCCTCAAACGTGACGTCGTGGCCCACCTGGCCACCGCGACGTTCATCGACGCCGCCCAGAACCTGGTGCTCCTCGGCCCGCCCGGGACCGGGAAAACCCACCTGGCCATCGGACTGGGCATCAAGGCCGCCCACGCCGGACACCGGGTGCTGTTCGCAACCGCCACCGACTGGGTCACCCGACTCCAAGAAGCCCACGCCACCGGACGACTCGGCAACGAGCTGGCCCGGCTACGCCGCTACGGGCTGATCATCGTCGACGAGGTCGGCTACATCCCCTTCGAGCAAGACGCCGCGAACCTCTTCTTCCAGCTCGTGTCCTCACGCTACGAACACGCCTCACTGATCCTGACCAGCAACCTGCCCTTCGCCCGCTGGGGCGACGTATTCGGCGACCAAGTCGTCGCCGCGGCCATGATCGACCGCATCGTCCACCACGCCGACGTCCTCACGCTGAAGGGCAGCTCCTACCGACTCAAGGACACCGGCATCGCGACACTTCCCTCAGCACGAGCCGAGAACACGGCACAATGA